From the Arvicola amphibius chromosome 2, mArvAmp1.2, whole genome shotgun sequence genome, one window contains:
- the LOC119808156 gene encoding olfactory receptor 6C75-like, translating into MSRLSGTRMEPRNETTVVGFVLEGFHVAQHLGKVLFAVHLLVYLTSVVGNTFIIAITWTDPHLQTPMYFFLRSFSFCEGCFVSTVIPKLLSIFLFRDRAIHFASCITQAFFFLFLGSTIFFHMAVMSLDRYLAICKPLHYPTIMNLRVCFLLIFFSYVLSFILITGVILKLSSLSFCGSNVIPHFFCDLGSLLHLSCSDTKSLERMAFGVALVVLFTSIIISVFAYISILFSVMHLPSARDRQKAFSTCSSHLIVLSLMYGSCVFIYVKPKQTSRLESNRAAALVNTVLTPLLNPVIYTLRNKQVHQALRNALSRVNLQK; encoded by the coding sequence ATGTCAAGACTATCAGGAACAAGGATGGAGCCGAGGAATGAGACCACGGTCGTGGGGTTTGTGCTGGAGGGGTTCCATGTGGCTCAGCACCTAGGCAAGGTCCTCTTCGCGGTGCACCTGCTGGTGTATCTGACCTCAGTCGTAGGAAACACATTCATAATCGCCATCACTTGGACTGACCCTCACCTGCAGACCCctatgtacttcttcctcagaaGTTTCTCCTTCTGTGAAGGCTGTTTCGTCTCCACCGTAATCCCCAAACTGCTGTCTatctttctttttagagacagagcAATTCATTTCGCTTCTTGCATCACGcaagcctttttctttttgtttcttgggtCAACAATTTTCTTCCATATGGCTGTGATGTCCTTGGATCGCTACCTGGCCATTTGCAAGCCTCTGCACTACCCAACCATCATGAACCTCAGGGTCTGTTTCCTTCTGATTTTCTTCAGCTATGTGCTTTCCTTCATTCTGATCACTGGCGTAATTCTGAAGCTctcctctttgtctttctgtggctCCAATGTCATTCCCCATTTCTTCTGTGACCTTGGCTCCTTACTTCATCTCTCCTGTTCAGACACTAAATCTCTTGAAAGAATGGCTTTTGGTGTCGCTTTGGTTGTCCTTTTCACATCTATCATTATATCTGTCTTTGCATATATCAGCATTCTCTTCTCGGTCATGCACCTTCCATCTGCCAGAGATCGACAGAAAGCTTTCTCCACCTGCTCATCCCACCTCATCGTCCTCTCTCTCATGTACGGCAGCTGCGTGTTCATATATGTGAAACCGAAGCAAACAAGCCGGCTGGAATCCAATAGAGCGGCTGCTCTTGTGAACACAGTGCTGACCCCGCTTCTGAACCCTGTCATCTACACCCTGCGCAACAAGCAGGTCCACCAGGCTCTGAGGAATGCACTGTCCAGGGTGAACTTACAGAAATAG